GTAGATATGACGAGGCAATTTAGATAGAGATGTTTGGGTATTTGAATGTTGCATAACAAATGTATGCACCATCACCAATTCTGAATCATATGCACAGCCTAGTTCAGCTTTGAATCATATGTCAAGAAGAAAAAGCATAAACATTCATTGTTAATTCCAAAATTAGTAACATTACCTCTCTTCATTATATGGTAGCCTCTGTAGAAAAAACTTTTCCACTAGGTCATCAAAATACTTGCAGGCAATATCTTCAGCAAGATGTTCTCTGTCTGCTTCGACAAAGCCTTGTGCCAACCATAGACGGACCAGCTTGTCTTTTCTGAACAAATACTCTTTTGGAAATAATGAGCAATAAGAGAAGCCGTGCTTCAAGTGCTCCTGCAAGCTGTTGTAGCTCACCAGAAGAGCAGGAAGGGTCTGCTCAACCACTTCACTGTTCCACAAATCGCTTTGCTCAACAGCCTCCCAATGATTCCTATCAACTGCACTGGATAAAACATGGCCAACTGCATTTGCAGCCAATGGCGAGCCTTTGCACCTTGCTGCAACCGATTTACCAATAGAAATAAGACTGTCGTTGATAATACTGGGATCACGGCCTCGCAAAGCAGCATCTTGGCACACAGAGCCAGCAGTTAGTATCAGACAGGTACCCCCAATTGGTGCATCTTCAAAGCCATCATTTTGGCAACCTTTTTACTTCTCGTGGTCACTACAATTCTGCTCCCCCTTGCAGCGCATTGCAGAGGCACCTGCAAGCTTGCCCAACGGTCTCGGCTCTCATCCCATacatcatcaagaacaagcaaaAACCGCTTTCCCTTCAGCCGATCAGTGATGACACGATGCATCTGGTTCATGTCTGCAAAGTCACAAGGGGACTCCGTAGTCTCTTCGGAGAGTTTCCGTGTAAGCTTCAAGGCATCAAACTCTTGGCACACCCATACCCACATCTTAATGTCGAACTTCGAGCTGATGGCCTCGTCACCAAAGATGTGTTGGGCTAGACTGGTCTTCCCAACACCGGCCGGCCCGACGATAGAAACAACAGAATATACATCACTGCAGCTAGCTTCGTCAGATAATAGCAGCTCAGTGACCCGCCTCATGTCCCGCTCCCTACCATGGAGCCGGCATTTCGTGAAGCAGCTGGTGGGCGTCATGGGGCTGaccttccgccgcctctccccatCGCCGCTCCTCAGCCGGAGCGCGTCCCTGTCCCGCGCGATCTCGTTGTAGCGCTCCATGATCTTGGCGATCTTGCGGCAGAGGCGGTCCGGGGAGGAGGAGTacatcaggctgatctcgcgcttccgcttgccgccgccgccggcgctggacCGGAGGAGATGGCCTTGAACCCCTCGAGGCGGGCCGCCCGGAGGGCCTCGAGCTCGAGCTCCTCCAGGACGTCCTCCGCCGCGTGCGCCAGGTCCCGAGCTCCTGCAGCCACAGCGCGACGAAGTCGTCGGCCACCACGCGGTCCTCGGCGGCCCGGAGCGTGGCGCGGATGCGCCAGAGCTTGGCCTTGAGCATGTCGAGCTCGGCGTCGTCGACGGCCACCGACTCCGCCGAGGGCCTGAACGGCCGCAGCAGCGGCGCGGCCAGGCGCTTGGCCCGGAACGCGAAGTCGTCCAGGAAGTCCCGCAGGTCCTCGACgagcctcgcctcgccgcgcgGCGCCATGGGGGGAAAATCAGCGCTGGAGCTGCGAGCCTGCGACTAGTTCGGTTGGTTGGCCTTCCGGATTAACCGATGTGATTGGAGCTACTAGCAGCCTAGCACAGGCATCCCCGGTGATTGTGAAGATTGGAGCGAGTCTTCTCTTGGGGAGGTTGACGAAGGCATGTTACGACGCATCCCGCCATCCCGTGCACGACCATGGACAGCACTCCTCCTGAGGCCATCCAATCGCCAGTTGACACGCGCTTCCTGCTACAAGTCTAGCTCACTGAGTGATACGGGAaggaaggccgccggcgcccggcggtgcACAACCGGCAACGGCAAGGCAGCGGGACAGCGGGAGGCCGGAGCGAGAGGTCGCGGCGCCAGGACCTTGGGCCGTGGGGCCCACTCAAATGGGCTGCCAGAAGAGAATTCGCGCAGCGGCCCGTGGGTCAGTCTCCTGCAATCACTCACTCAAAGCCGCTGCGGATCGTTAGCGCGGTGGTCGACTGGTCGTGAGTCGTGACCCACCAACCGTTCCCGTGCGTGACCTCACCAGAGATTCGCGACCCGTGACCGCGCCCAATCCTCGGCCTCGCTTCCGCCGGTGGCTGCCGGGGGGCGTCGAGCACCCAACCCCCACCCGCGCCGCTGCAAGGCGAAAGCAGACACACACGAAGACGAAGGCGAGAACCatggcgccacccgccgcgtcCCTCTCCCCCGTCTGCTGCGTCCCCTTCCCCGCCCCAGgcccccgccgcgcctccacctcctccaccaggAGGCTTCCCAGATTCGCGGCCAGGAGTAGCAGCGGCGGCTCACGCCCGGAGCCCAAAACAGGTACCCTTTTGGTTGACGTGAGGAGCAGAAGGCTTTCCATTTCGAGCTGGGGCTTTACTGTGTCCTCTTTGCTGGTGTTGTCCCGCAGGTGACAACGAGAGCAAGGCCGTCCTCGACGCCTTCTTCCTCGGGAAGGCCTTCGCGGAGGCGCTCACGGAGCGGGTCGAGTCGGTGGTGGGCGAGGTGTTCAGCGTCGTCGGGCAGTGGCAGGCCGAGCAGCAGAAGCAGGTGCAGGAGTTCCAGGTACTGCGCGATACATTCCTCGCTCCTGATGGGTAGTGGCTCTACTGATTTTACCTGTGGTGATGAGTAATTGACGTCTCTGGGAAGCATTATCCATGTGCAACATATGGGTTTCAGTTTTGGAATACCAGTATTTATGCACGCAAACGTACAGAACAGATATGCATTGAACTGCTTAACTGATCTAGCCTACCAGTGGGAAACTAGATATGTTTCCAAAGTGCAGTTAACTAGTTAAGCATCTGAATCTCAAATTGGCTGCAGAGAAATTGTTTTAGTACATTCATATTTTCAGAAAGAACTTTATGATATACTTGCTGAACGCCCAAGGTAAAGGTTGCTGATATTGTTTTCAGATATCACATGATCGAACTGTTCCCTGTTATGATTGGCCTCTGCAGGACATGCAGTTAAAACTACACCATTGTGAATACTTCACTTTTTCTCTAAACCTTACTTTATGACACATGGTACTAATTACTAAATTCTCTTATGGGTATGATATATGCAGGAGGAAGTAGTTCAAAGAGCCCAAAAAGCCAAGGAGAGAGCTGCAACAGAAGTCACTGATGATAAGGGGCCAAAGACTCTAAGGGAACCTTCAGCAACAATTGTCACACCTGCACCTACGTCACCTCCCCCTGCTACTCCCACACAGGCAGAATAGTCCTTACCTTCTTGGTGGTGATGAAGAGTTGCTGGTTACTCCCACACAGGCAGAAACAATCCTAGCCTTCTTGGTGGTGATGAAGGGTTGCTGGTTACTCCCACACAGGCAGAATATTCCTAGCCTTCTTGGTGGTAATGGAGAGTTGCTGCTGCACGTAGAGGCAGTTCTatgtgccaaaaaaaaaagttgtaggGACCCTCACCTGATATGTATCAATCAAAATAGCCTTTGACAGTGAAACTCTAGCATTTCAGTCGAAAATCAAAGGAACAAATTTTCATATGAGTGGAATAGTATACATTATTCTTAAGAAACACAGCTTCAAAAAACCTTGAAAACAAGATGTGATGGTTGTCTTGATGTATGCTATTTGCCTAATTATAACTTTGAATGAGGATTCTGCTGCAAAAGCTTCAGAGGAGATATGTTAAGTAGTGATTTGATCATCAAAATAATATGAATCATGGGAGTGTGCAAGCGCACTGCCTTGCATCTGGTTCTTAATGAATTCATATCTTTGCTCTATCAAATGGCATACACTGAGGTACTGTTTTACGCACTTCCATTTAATTACTATGTACATGGACCAGATTCTGCAAGCAATTGTTGATTTACTTTGATGTGTCCATTCAAGGGATACACTTTGCATCATTCATGAATGCAGTCTCCAAGAATGAATCCTATCTTAATGCAGGTTTTCAATGCAGATAGCCATAAATTATGTGTGCAAGTTATTGCGGATGAAGTGGCGATGTGTTCTCACTTCTCAGTCTTTGATGAACTCAAGTTTCACCAAAACCAGACATAGACAAACTGCAGGTAACTGTGTCATAGAAATGCAATTATCTTGTTATTGTCACATTATTGCTACTTCAGCAGTCATAAATTGTGGGCCTTCTGAACTGGGAAGGAGGATAGTCAGAGTGTGTATTCTACTTCTTTTTCAGTAAACTCCTTTTAGAGGCatatttgattaaaaaaatgGTTGAGAGTTTTGGGAACGAGCATACATGGGCGTGATGAAATTTACCAAAATAATTTCCTGCGTACATTTCTTTGCCAAATCACTTAACTACTATACAAACATGGACATTGAGAATTCTGTATTTCTCTGCTAGGAAGCTACATGCTAAGGGATTCTTCAGAGgccatctctcttttttttaaacgaactaGGCAAGATTGAGatctgattatattaaaaaaaagatggagtCTAGACTGAGCTAatacaacaaaatgaaaaaacaatGACAAACACCGGCAGGTTGGATTGGGTCATCAACACGTACCGCACCACGCAATAGCACTTAACTAAACAACACATCgatcggttggattgggacatcaacatgcACCGAACTTAAACACTTCTCAAGCGGATTTGCCTCCGCCCCACAACGGCAGCAGAAACGAAGCTTACCGCAacacccaccaacattcaccCTCATGTAGTCGTCGAAACCTCCATGTATGACCTGATAGAAGCAGATTGCACCACACcaagaaggccaccgccatgcgggaccctccgCCGAGGTGCCGCTGcaaacaccacactccacctgataGAGTGATACCAtcgaatccggacctctcgcaggctgcctcgcagtcaccaccacgataacacaacgcgcAGGGTCTCGCCACATCCGCTGTTGGAttccacctcgctctcgtcgctTCGAAGAAAACACCGtgcgcgggggcctcgccacgcccgccacGGTATTCCACGTCatggatccgtttcttttgtcaCTGTTAgggtggtgagcaatgttgccctgCTTTCGCAGATCTCCATCAATCAGCCGAGCCGTTGCAGGACGGCCTCTCCTTGTTGCTTCACCCGCGCACATAGCCTCTGCTGCCGCATCAGCGAGCCAGAGAAGTCACTTGCGCCGTCTTTCGatgatgtaccgcaccggatgGCACAACCAAGCTGAGAAACCTGCTGCAGTCCGTTGCAAGCCTAGTCATCCCACGATGCTATTGCCGCAAGCACCatcctccgacgcagtcccacgccgcactgaTCGTAGCCAAGCAACACTAGCCGCCGCAGTCCGTTGCAAGCAGCCAAATCCGACAACCATGCAACAACCCCTGGTCGCCACCATAACTGCGATCGCCTCTACGTGGGCTCGACAACACCCGTCCAGCTTGCCACACGGCGGGATTGCCACCACCGGTTATTGCCGCCCATGACCAATGGACCAGCAATGCCTCAAGCCgagttgggtctctagagacgacgcctccaaggagggcactgAAAGCAATAGAGATTgcgtggaataatagattgattatggTATACaacatgtaaaaatatatatgcaGCCCTTGGTGAGGTTTATAGAAACACAACCAACTAAGGGATAAAACTGCCCATCCTAATCCATCTAGGGCACGACAGGGAGCCAGGCTGGGCCTGGCACATAGTCAGGGCCCATGTACACGCACAACACATACAGCACATACACATCTTCTAATCGGCACGATGCTAATGGCGCTGCCGTCGCTCGTCCAGGATCTggatagggttttcacccagagaaacCCTGTGCAGCAGGGTTGTAGCTCCAACATGACGCTCCCAACGGGGAAAACGACGCCCTAGGGCGCCGCTGTCATCTCCACTAGCACAAAGGCCGGCGAGGGCTTTCACGCGGAGTATCCCAATCCCTCGCTGCATGCTCACGGCTCGACACTCCCGGACCACAGCCACGATAGCCTAGctggggcgccgccgccgccgcgcctccacgcGTCACGCTGCtatacctccacctccgctgcgGTCGCCGCCCAGAGGCGCTACCACTCGACCTCACACGTGGTCACCGCCCCAACGTTGTCGGGCATCTCCTCACGGCGTCGCAACACCGTGCCACCAAGCCTCCTCCACTCCGTAAGCCCGCCATCCGACCACCGCTGCACACGCGCAGCACCTCCGCGTGCAGCCTCCACAGCTCGCTGCTCACGTGCAGCGCCTCTGCACGCTGCCTCCAGCCCACCATTGCGCCTGTGAGCCGCCGCGCCCCAATTCTAGCACGCAGGCCTTCTTCCGCTATCGCCACCTGCTTCCGTGGCCTCCTCTTCGCCCACGCACAGTGTTGCTACGGTTGCACGCCACTGCCTCCATGTCGTCTTTGACCCTAGCCGGTCGGCTCAGATCCAGCGCGTCACGCCTGGCGGCCGACGGCGCGCAGCCACCACACCCCGCCGTCTcgttcctcgccgccgtcccgcagCCACCACCTTGCTCGCCCAAACGCCCCTGCTGCCCCCGCACACGAGGTCCAGCCACCCCAGCGGCGGCCCTCGCCACGCCGGGTGGGAGGTGCTAGCCCGCGtgggggaggccgccgccgccgtgggcacCGGATCCGGCCTCGCCGGCTCCGCCGCGTGTCGCCTCACGGCGGCTCCCTCCGGCAGCCCTGGCTGCCACGCCCACTAAGGGATGAAGGAGACCAAGGGCGCCCTGCTGCCGCCATCCTCGCAAGCCGCGTGGGCTTCCGGCGGCTGGCTcaagcggcggcgaggccgtggggaggtggaggaaggggcggcggcgcggcggttgcgtCCGCCCATGTCGCTCACGCGTAGTGATGTGGGTGGGGGTGGCTCTCAGAGAGGCCATCTCTATCTATTCATAACGCTCGATAAACTTACTGCAGCATTTAACAGACAATTTTGGTGTTCGCTTTAGTGACTTGAAGTTCACATGACAAAGACCATACTTTATGGTGTAACCGGAGTACCATTCGAAGTTGTCCATCAAAGACCACACAAACTAACCTCTAACATCTGCTCCTTTCCTGCAGACAAGTAACAAAAAATAttgttacatggaaagataATTGAGAAATGCAACTACCTTATTGCAAAGCCCAAGTAAGTGAGGTAGTCACGAATGTAACTTAATCTTTCAGTATCATTAACAATTCTTCCGCTGTGGTGCTGCTATTGCCTATTTGGGCGTAACAAAAATCTAAGGCATGGTTACGTTGGAACTATAATGGAGCTAGAGCATAGAGAATGACATATCTCGATCGATGGTAGTAGGTGGTACACTATGTTCGTCCTGGGGTGATTAAGCCAATAATACAAGCTGCTTTCGTAGTACTGTACTACCGTGCATCCGTACGACAGAAGGCTGAAAGCGATGCACAGGTGACAAGTGACAACTCACAATGTGCCAACAGCACGTCGCACAATTGTAGGAGAGGGACCTGCATCACGTTCTTAAGGTTCAACGACATTTTCCGTGCCCCCCTCTGATTGATTCTGAAAGAattctgataaaaaaaaaatccagatcCAACGGCCCTTAGCAGCCCTACTGGACTGCACATAATATAAGTCCCActagtcacaagtcacaacagaCTTACATTACACACATACACAGAATCCTCCAGACAACACACATCGCTATTATAACCCATGAACTGTGTGAAAAGCATGACAAACATTTGCACACTGATGATCTGCCGAGGAGGAAACGGTTCGCGGATCAGGCTGCAGCAGTGTACTGGTGCAGCTCCGAGTGTCCGTCTCCGAGCCGCGTTCTCAGATGAGGCGACCCCTTGAGGAAATCTCTGTACCATTTCGCCGACAGTTTCGGGGTCCTCTTCTTCGTCTTGAGGTCGACGTGGTAGAGCCCAAATCTTAGGGTGTATCCATGATTCCACTCAAAATTGTCGAGAAAAGACCA
This portion of the Setaria viridis chromosome 7, Setaria_viridis_v4.0, whole genome shotgun sequence genome encodes:
- the LOC117864410 gene encoding uncharacterized protein — its product is MAPPAASLSPVCCVPFPAPGPRRASTSSTRRLPRFAARSSSGGSRPEPKTGDNESKAVLDAFFLGKAFAEALTERVESVVGEVFSVVGQWQAEQQKQVQEFQEEVVQRAQKAKERAATEVTDDKGPKTLREPSATIVTPAPTSPPPATPTQAE